The Tachyglossus aculeatus isolate mTacAcu1 chromosome 7, mTacAcu1.pri, whole genome shotgun sequence genome includes a region encoding these proteins:
- the LRRN2 gene encoding leucine-rich repeat neuronal protein 2 — protein sequence MTASQGEPRAPRPPEGTPSTPGIATARGGGPAGAEGPGRRLPVVVSQPRGPGMRPLFGVWLMLWAVAAGATGVPVVPWRVPCPLRCACQIRPWYTPRSAYREAATVDCNDLFLSAVPPGLPAGTQTLLLQSNDIARVRPSELAHLSNLTELDLSQNSFTDARGLGLRALPQLLSLHLEENQLAQLGDHSFAGLAHLQELYLNHNRLWRIAPRAFSGLGSLLRLHLNSNLLRRVDGRWFEALPSLEILTLGGNKVDALGDGTFRPLAGLRSLVLAGMALQEVSDRALEGLRGLESLSLYDNQLARVPKRALERVPGLKFLDLNKNPLARVRPGDFADMLHLKELGLNNMEELVSIDQLALVNLPELTKLDVTNNPRLSFVHPRAFHRLPRMESLMLNHNALSALHGQTIDALPGLQEIGLHGNPLRCDCVIRWVNTSRNRVRFLEPQATLCAEPPDLRRRPLRDVPFRDMAGRCLPLISPRSFPARLRAVRGQSLALHCRALAEPEPEIYWVTPAGVRLAAPGRAGRYRVLAEGTLEIRRVTEEEAGLYTCVAQNLLGVDTRSVSLAVERAAPGGIGDGQGGGQGGLELWVREAHPYRVLLAWPPCPNAVAANLTWSSFSFRHGPGAGSWARLPRGQLSYNVTRLRPDTEYWACLHVAFADAQTGAACVSARTTEAATRLGASGCQPGLLAALALSGLLLAAGLARRWGLGPLGILGPRRAEGWQPPLPFWAPWGRGPRSVRVVYPPRVQHWDLGQKGGRLPEMEPVPAGAADS from the coding sequence ATGACCGCCTCCCAGGGAGAGCcccgcgccccccggccccctgaaGGGACCCCCTCTACCCCGGGAATAGCCACGGCCAGAGGAGGGGGTCCCGCTGGGGCCGAGGGGCCAGGCCGGAGGCTCCCAGTTGTTGTCAGCCAGCCCCGTGGGCCTGGGATGCGTCCCCTTTTTGGGGTGTGGCTGATGCTCTGGGCGGTGGCGGCGGGTGCTACGGGGGTGCCCGTCGTGCCCTGGCGGGTACCGTGCCCCCTCCGATGTGCCTGCCAAATCCGCCCCTGGTACACGCCCCGCTCGGCCTACCGCGAGGCCGCCACGGTGGACTGCAACGACCTGTTCCTGTCGGCGGTGCCCCCGGGGCTGCCGGCGGGCACCCAGACCCTGCTCCTCCAGAGCAACGACATTGCCCGGGTGCGGCCGAGCGAGCTGGCCCACCTGAGCAACCTGACAGAGCTCGACCTGAGCCAGAACAGCTTCACGGACGCGCGGGGCCTGGGCCTCCGGGCCCTGCCCCAGCTGCTCAGCCTGCACCTGGAGGAGAACCAGCTGGCCCAGCTGGGGGACCACAGCTTCGCCGGGCTGGCCCACCTCCAGGAACTGTACCTCAACCACAACCGGCTGTGGCGCATCGCGCCCCGGGCCTTCTCCGGCCTGGGCAGCCTCCTGCGGCTCCACCTCAACTCCAATCTGCTGCGGAGGGTGGACGGCCGCTGGTTCGAGGCCCTGCCCAGCCTGGAGATCCTCACGCTCGGCGGCAACAAGGTGGACGCCCTCGGGGACGGGACCTTCCGGCCCCTGGCCGGCCTGCGGAGCCTGGTGCTGGCCGGCATGGCCCTGCAGGAGGTCTCGGACCGGGCGCTGGAGGGCCTGCGGGGCCTGGAGAGCCTCTCCCTCTACGACAACCAGCTGGCCCGCGTGCCCAAGCGGGCCCTGGAGCGGGTGCCCGGCCTGAAGTTCCTGGACCTCAACAAGAACCCACTGGCGCGCGTCCGGCCCGGGGACTTCGCCGACATGCTGCACCTCAAGGAGCTGGGGCTGAACAACATGGAGGAGCTGGTCTCCATCGACCAGCTGGCTCTGGTCAACCTGCCCGAGCTGACCAAGCTGGACGTGACCAACAACCCCCGCCTGTCCTTCGTGCACCCCCGCGCCTTCCACCGGCTGCCCCGGATGGAGAGCCTGATGCTCAACCACAACGCCCTCAGTGCCTTACACGGGCAGACCATCGACGCCCTCCCGGGCCTGCAGGAGATCGGCCTCCACGGCAACCCGCTCCGCTGCGACTGCGTCATCCGCTGGGTCAACACCAGTCGCAATCGCGTCCGCTTCCTGGAGCCCCAGGCCACCCTGTGCGCCGAGCCCCCGGACCTGCGCCGCCGCCCGCTGCGCGACGTCCCCTTCCGCGACATGGCCGGCCGCTGCCTGCCCCTCATCTCCCCGCGCAGCTTCCCCGCCCGCCTGCGGGCCGTCCGTGGCCAGAGCCTGGCCCTCCACTGCCGGGCCCTGGCCGAGCCCGAGCCGGAGATCTACTGGGTGACGCCCGCCGGGGTCCGGCTGGCGgcaccgggccgggccgggcgctaCCGGGTGCTGGCCGAGGGCACCCTGGAGATCCGCCGGGTCACGGAGGAGGAGGCCGGCCTCTACACGTGCGTGGCCCAGAACCTGCTGGGGGTGGACACCCGCAGCGTCAGCCTGGCGGTCGAGCGGGCCGCACCGGGGGGCATCGGCGACGGGCAGGGCGGTGGGCAGGGTGGGCTGGAACTCTGGGTGCGGGAGGCCCACCCCTACCGCGTCCTGCTGGCCTGGCCGCCTTGCCCCAATGCCGTGGCCGCCAACCTCACCTGGTCCAGCTTCTCTTTCCGCCACGGGCCGGGGGCCGGCAGCTGGGCCCGCCTGCCACGGGGCCAGCTCAGCTACAACGTCACCCGGCTCCGCCCAGACACCGAGTACTGGGCCTGTCTGCACGTGGCCTTCGCCGACGCCCAGACCGGGGCGGCCTGCGTCAGCGCCAGGACTACGGAGGCGGCCACCCGCCTTGGGGCCTCGGGGTGCCAGCCGGGGCTCCTGGCCGCCTTAGCCCTCTCCGGCCTGCTGCTGGCGGCCGGACTGGCCCGCCGCTGGGGGCTCGGCCCCCTCGGGATCTTGGGGCCAAGGAGGGCGGAAGGATGGCAGCCGCCTCTCCCGTTCTGGGCCCCTTGGGGCCGGGGCCCCCGCTCTGTGCGTGTGGTATACCCTCCACGCGTCCAGCACTGGGACCTGGGCCAAAAGGGTGGCCGGCTCCCGGAAATGGAGCCTGTGCCGGCTGGAGCCGCAGATTCCTGA